The genomic region TTCCATCACTACTGTATCCATAAAGACTTAAGAAACAGAAATAGGAGGTGAAGTTCAATAAGTTTTTAATGTTCTTAAGCAGCTTAACAATAATATCCCATTAGTAGAACCTTTAGAACATATGCCCAACTATGTCAAGTTCATGAAGGACATTCTTTCCAAGAAGAAGATGCTTGGCAAGTTCTACAGACTAGCATTAATAAAGGAGTGTAGTGAATTCGTACTAAACAAGCTACTTCTTAAAATGAAGGACCCTGGGAACTTTACTGTACCTTGTAACATTGGAGAATCTTACTATGGTAAAGCTCTATACGATCTAAGAGCAAGCATTAACTTGACGCCAatgtttatttttaatatgttGGGGATAAGTGATGTTAGACCAACAACTATGACACTCCAACTGGTAGATCAGTCTCTAGCACGTTTGGAAGGAAAGATCGAGAATGTTTTGGTACATGTAGATAAGTTTATTTTTCCTACTAAGTTTATTGTTTTAGATTTTGAAGCTGATAAGAAAGTTTTGATcatccttgggagacctttcctAGTAACGGGGAGAATATTAATAAACGTGCAGAAAG from Gossypium arboreum isolate Shixiya-1 chromosome 1, ASM2569848v2, whole genome shotgun sequence harbors:
- the LOC108459020 gene encoding uncharacterized protein LOC108459020; protein product: MPNYVKFMKDILSKKKMLGKFYRLALIKECSEFVLNKLLLKMKDPGNFTVPCNIGESYYGKALYDLRASINLTPMFIFNMLGISDVRPTTMTLQLVDQSLARLEGKIENVLVHVDKFIFPTKFIVLDFEADKKVLIILGRPFLVTGRILINVQKGELTMRVQDDQVTFNVIKAMKFPNPVEECSVMEQLETLVSIEWECNSVEDHWKTP